A segment of the Solanum stenotomum isolate F172 unplaced genomic scaffold, ASM1918654v1 scaffold36481, whole genome shotgun sequence genome:
GACTATCAAGCCTTAATTCCATGGCATTTTCTGAAAATTCCTGAACGAGTTTCCTCTTCAAGTCTCGGGGCTAATTTCTGCAATGTAGAGAtaactaagaaaataaaagtgtaCTTTTTCTAATAACGTCTTTTTAGATAAGATAGTCACATTTACTAGTATATTCTAATAGCAGACAAAAATCTTGAGTTTGAATCTCATTGTTGTCCATTATAAATACAACAACCAAATATTTAGCTCATGGAAAAGAATTAAGTCCAAGTATAAGCTAAGAGGTGTGTTGATGTCATAATTAAGTATATAAAATTACGTATATACTTTCTAATACAGTCATATAGttataaagtaaataaaagtctgtgttttcaacaatttaaacttttagatCAGATGATCACTCGTTTAACTCAACTGAAAGCTGTAGTAGTGGGTATTGTGATGACAATGCTGGCACGGCACATAGGACAATTGGTGTGTGATTTGAGCCAAGTGTCAATGCAAGGTACGTGAAAAGCATGGTTACACGTGGGCAAAATCTTAAAAGTTTCATCTTCTCGAAACTCACTCAAGCAAACAGAGCACTCTGTTCCTTCAATTAGCCCTTCACCTCTTTTATACTTGCGGATTGTGATGGTGCTGATGACTGATGGATGAAGACTCACTGTTCGAATATCacttaattcttcttcttctttttctactaCTACTTGCTGCTCCGGCTGTGAAGAAGCTCTTGAGTTTTTGTGAATGACGAGGGAACAAAATATGTAGACAGCAATGCCTAAGCCTGTAAATAGAATTATCAAGAAGATGGAGGCAGTATTTTTTTGTGGTGACTGCGAAAGAGGAACTTCAGTTGTGAAATTTTGTGGTAGTGGTGGTAGAATTATCAATGAATgccttttgttttttcatttctGTGGTTCTTCTTGTTGGACTTTTGGGAATTCTGTATATTAGACTACTGATTAAGACAGATTTACAGAAGCTGCCATTATTTTCCTCCTTGTTCCGCCCAATCTAAGCTGGCTCATGGCAAGTTGGACATTCATTGTTCCAAGAAATTAACTA
Coding sequences within it:
- the LOC125852523 gene encoding RING-H2 finger protein ATL54-like — encoded protein: MNVQLAMSQLRLGGTRRKIMAASVNLHSLIILPPLPQNFTTEVPLSQSPQKNTASIFLIILFTGLGIAVYIFCSLVIHKNSRASSQPEQQVVVEKEEEELSDIRTVSLHPSVISTITIRKYKRGEGLIEGTECSVCLSEFREDETFKILPTCNHAFHVPCIDTWLKSHTNCPMCRASIVITIPTTTAFS